Genomic window (Psilocybe cubensis strain MGC-MH-2018 chromosome 1, whole genome shotgun sequence):
TACGACCGACGTAGCACTGTCCAAAATACGATTAAATGGCACGATGAGTTCAAGGAAGATGCAGATTCAAAAGGTCGCCAACTCACATAAGCCTAACCATACGTATGTTAGCCTAATTTTCTTGCGAGAGTGAGAGCTAGAACTAACGTCATGAATAATTACGGTCTCTGTACCGTTCGAATCGACGCCATATATATCTAGGGTCTCCATGGTATATCCATCCTGAAGGATAGAGGGTGTCTAGCCTATGTAACATAATGTAGACATTGAAATACCTTTTCCCTGTAATCTGTAACACAAATACAGATCATGGTGTTATCGGGATATCATAGGAATACGTACCCAAATAGTCTCGAACCTCAGCTTCGTAAGCTGGGTCAATGGTATATGCAattccttcaagaaaaaaataagtgTCAACGTTTTAGAGGTTCCTCATTGGGTTACCAACCCCACACAATGTCGTCGTCTGGGAAAGCGTCCTGAGGGTGTAAAGTCGTTGAGTTATATATTGGGGTTGTTATTAAGTCAGTTGCCTACGGAACCCGAAAATTTGTCCCAGTCTTCCTTATGGATGAGGGTGACGACTCTTCCTGGACTCTGTAGTCAACATATGAGCCAACGAAAGTTCATTCATTTTCGAAGGAAGAAAGTGGACCTCTGGCGTCCCTCGATGGTCATGGGACTTCTGTGCGAAGCGGCGAACATATCCTTTCAGATATCCTGGTGCTAGCACATAGTTAAGTCATTTTCTCATGTTTTCGTATTCCTGATAGGTACTTCGTGATATAGTGTGTGGAGGGGGCTATACACTCGAACATCTGTTATCACTGATTGCTCCGACTCGCAAGTACCTGAATGGAAAAGATAAATACCTTAAAAATAAGTGATCCATAGCCAAAAACGACAAATGGTTTAGATGTAGATCCCATTGATAGGATCTAGGCGTCTAAGCGCCGTTCAAGCGTCTATACTTGAGGGGAACGTGAGGAAGAGGGAAGACCTAGATGGGTGACTAATACTAATAGTGAGCCGGCGGAGTTCAAAAAAATATTATCTTCCACTTTTGGAAAAAAATATATCCAGCGTCGCCGTGCAAACCTCTCTCCGCCTTCCAACAAAATCATCCATAACCGCCCACCGCCGGGGTCATATTTGAGGATATTCCATCGGCGCATGCGCTTTCAGGGCATACTAAACCAATTTCTGACAGTGACACGCCGTACGACTGCCAGACGATCTGTAGTTGCATTCACGCGTCCGATGACTATGTCTACGACGATTCCACACTCAAGACCATTGTCGGACTCCGAGGCGGAAGGACCCGCTTTAAAAAAGCAGAGGTTGGATATCGAGATTGAGACAGAGGCTGTAGAACCGACCACAAAAAAGCCTGAAGAGATTGTCATCTCATTGGAGTCGGTTCAGCGTAACCGAGCCCCAAAAcgcaagaagaagagaaaagagccGCCGCTTCCTGAGGCATGTTCCCCTGCAGATGTGCTATATCAGGAAATCAGGTCGTTGCTGGGTGGAGATGTCGTTGACTCGATCACAGAGGCTGGAGGCGCGTTCCAGTCACCGTATGAGTATGGAGAAGAGGTTGAGGTGAAGGTGGAAACTATCAGTTCTGGAGGTGAGTAACATAATGTTTGACGAGTGGTATCTTGTTCAGTTCCATTGCATAGGCACAGGGATCGCGTTGGCTCCAGCTGAGAAAGGGCCATGGGCAATTGTCGTTCCGTTTGCACTACCTGGAGAGACAGTCCGTGTTCGTATTGGAAAGAGCGACCGAATGCATTCAATAGGTTCGCCTATCGAAGTCCTGACAAGAAATCCTGAACTGCGAGACGATTCTCTGGTGCAATGTAAATACTTTGGTTCTTGTGGAGGTTGTCAATATCAGGTGAGTTTCCGTTGCGTGGTCATTCCCAATTACAACTCTTAAACTTTTCTATTAAGATGATCTCCGGGGAAAACCAACTGCGCCTCAAGCGAGATGTAATTGTCAAAGCATACAATACTTATTCTCGTATGTGGCTTCTGTCATGTTATATTGGCTCCGATTAATAACTTTTAGGATAGAAATGGAACCGACTCTCATTCCTACCATTGAGCCCACTGTAGAATCTCCTCTGGTGTATGCTTATCGTACCAAAATTACGCCTCATTTCGAGCGCCCACCGAAGCATGTAAAACCAGACGACGTTGCACCTGGTACACAACCTCCCTGGTTGAAAATTGGCTTCAACCTTACGAACAGTAATGCTACTTTGGACATTGAGGTATGTCGCAATAAACCCGGTTACTTGTACATCGCGTTAACTATGTTCCAGGAATGCCCCATTGCTACCCCCATATTGAATAATCAATATAAATCAGATCGCGAAAATATCACTAAGTACGTATTCTTAATTTGATGACATTTGACGCTCACTCATCTTACGTTGTATTAGAAATATATTTTCGTACAAAAAAGGCGTGTCGCTGATGTACCGTGATTCACTGGACACCTCATTCGATGCGTCGGAAATGATGACTCCCCCAATTGACAAACTATCGGACGCATTTACACGACATGTCTGTGTCACTGACCAGAATGGCTCGGCACGAGAAATGGTCGGCGATTATTTGTTTGAATACAATGCTGGCGGATTCTTCCAAAATAACAATTCGGTTCTCCCTCTGATGGTCAACTACGTCAAGAATCTCATCAATCCCGGCCCGGGTAAAGAACACCCCACACATCTCGTCGACACATACTGCGGGGCAGGTTTATTTGCCATCTCGCTCTCCTCGGTGTTTCAAAAGGTCGCTGGCATCGAACTCTCGCAAAGCGCAATTGCGTCAGCGAAGGCCAATGCAAAGCTGAATTCTATTCCCGATGATAAAATATCTTTCCTATCTGGGGAAGCGCAGAACATTTTCGCAACTGTGCAAGACTTTCCCCCGGAACAAACAGCGATCGTCATTGACCCCCCGAGAAAAGGGTGTGATGATCTTTTTTTAAAGCAACTTCTCGCGTTTAGGTGCAACACCGTGGTATATGTCAGCTGTAACGTGCATACACAAGCGCGGGATGTAGGCAAAATCGTTCGAGAGACTGCAAATGATGGCGAAGGTAGACGATACCGGTTGGAGAGTTTGAGAGGGTTTGATCTTTTCCCTCAGACCGCACACGTGGAATCTGTAGCGTTGCTTCGACTTTACTGATGTTATGCTATTATTATTTCCGATAGTACACCATTGTTGGGACCGAGAGGGATCCTCTCGCTTCATTTCCGATGATCTATTGTCACCAGTGGCGGCAGGCAAGAATCTATTGGAGGTTTTCGGCCGTAACTGAAGTCGTGGCATCCAATTACTCAAATGGCAAACAATCATCCCCACAgtcaacttttttttgcgcAACTGGGTGTGTTCGAACATAATCTTGGTATATCTTCGCCGCAACATGGAACACTGAAGATCTCGAAATTTTTGCATGTTTTGCATGAAGTACTATTGGTCAAGCGCCGCCAAGCCATCTAAGGCCAAAATTTCCGCTTTGAGTAATACcttgataagataagatccGGCGACCCACAACAACAATTTTTCGATCTCGTGGAGCGCCCTGAATCGCCACAAGTTTACCCCGGATGCCCATGGTCCCCCAGCCCTAAATATGACTCGACAACGTATATAAAACCTGACCGTGAACCATACCTTCGATAACAGCACCCATCTCTAGAACAAAATACCCGACCACCATGGCCATTGACCACACCCAAAAGACGAACGGGGCTGCGCCTCACCATGCCGAGCTCGATGTGAGTTGAAGATCACAATTTTTTCCAACGAAATACTCATCCCTGGCTTTTACGTTCGACGACATGTAGGCTTCAAAGCTGGTCGTCACTTTGGCCTCAGAGCTGAAGCCAATACCCGATCCTGAGACGCTGGTCTTCGGTCAAACACAGACGGACCACATGTTGGTCGTCAACTACGATCCCATTACAGGTTGGGGAATTCCAGAGATCAAGCCTTATGGACCTTTGTCTCTTGATCCCATGAGCTCTTGTTTCCACTATTGTCCTAACGTCTTCGAGGGGATGAAGGTGCGTTCGTTATGTATATTCATACGCCTGGAAATACTCACTCGTTTGTGCAGGCATACACAGGAGCTAATGGCGAAGCTCGTCTCTTCAGGCCTGACAAAAACATGGCGCGTCTTGCGCGTTCTGCTGAGCGCGTTGCCCTGCCTGTGAGTCCCTTTTGCCCTCGCCCTTTTCATACTTTGCCAATCCTGATTCCCGATTCTTGATCATCATTTCTGTCACCTTTAAAATGCATATTTATAGCCATTTGATACCAAAGCCGTCTTGGAACTGATAAAAAAACTCGTTGAAGTTGATGCTCGGTGGATTCCTACTATCCCTGGGTACAGTTTGTACATCAGGCCAACGATAATCGGGACGCGTGCTGGTATGTGTTACATTTTTCGCCGATTTTGTATCGCCGCACTCACCGCAACTCGGTTTCCGTCTCACCTCACCTGTTAATCAAATTGGCTGAATGTATTGAACAGCTCTCGGTGTCGCAGCATCAGACAGCGCGTGCCTATACGTTATTCTTACACCTGCGGGACCCTACTTCCGTGGAACGGCGAAAGGGATCCCTCTGCTTGCCGTTGGTGAAAGCGTCCGATCGTGGCCTGGTGGAACTGGCGGTCACAAATTGGGCTTGAACTACGCACCAGGATTCCTTCCCCAGAGAATTGCTGCAAAACAGGGTTATGAGCAGATCCTCTGGCTCTTGGGAGACGATGAGAAGATCACAGAAGTCGGAGCTATGAATTTCTTCGTCGCGGTCCAGAGAGAAGATGGAGGTATGTCGATGTCCATTTGCGCTTTTCTTGTCATAGCCCTCGTTTTCTTTGTTATTTTAAGCTTTCGGTGGTGTtggaatttgaattttgaccTTTTCTTATCCACACAGATGTCGATCTCATTACACCAGCCCTTGATGGTACAATTTTGCCAGGCATTACCCGCGAATCGACTCTCGCGCTCGCCGATGCCCACACATCCTCCAAAATCACACTTCCTGGTGTGCCTGCCACAAAGAAGATCTTCACCCATGAACGCCCAGTCACCATGGCCGAGCTCGCGAAACACGTAGATGCAGGCCGTGTGCTAGAGTGCTTCGGAGTAGGGACCGCTGTGCTCGTCGCGCCAGTGGGACGTATTGGATGGAAAGGGCGCGATTTGGTGTTGCCAGTGTATGAAGGCGGCCTTGGACCAATTGGAAAGGGTTTGGAACAGACGATATTGGCCATCCAGACAGGAAGACAGGAGTTTGAGGGCTGGAGTGTCCCGTGCTTCTgagtttttgattttttgactTCACGGGTTAATCCTTAGGTTAAGGTATGGACCTCGTTGTAGGCGCGTGTCATGGTTGTcgatttttttgtcttttttcttgctaTGATGTAAAGTGGAAATTTTAATCAATGCTTTTCAGGAATCTTGGAACCAAATGTACCGTTTTGATATGTGTGTACGTGCATGAGTTCGTAGGTATTACATGAGTATGATAGCAAAGGTTTGGGTCCATCGATAACATGCTTGACTGCGACCGTCATATGATAAAATCGATGGACGAACAGGCTCCTTTTGAGACTCCAATTTTGATTTATCTCCGGCGATCTTTTATAGTAGTCTAATGTTATGAGACACTGCCTTGAGAATGTGGCAATTCGCACAAGTCCAGAATTTGAAAGCTAAAAGGGAAAAATCTCCCGATGCAGTGCATTCACCATTTTAAATCACATCGGATCTCTTACGCATGCTAGTAAGACTCTACCTTGCAATGGAAGTTAGAAGATCTATTTACTATCATGCTCATCAAAACATAAGATGTAACAAATTCAAAAAGTAAGAATCCAAATGCTGTTGACTTTTCTGCGTTTATGTCAACTACACTCTCCATTGTTCTTTCTGCCACCCGCGGAGAAATTCCGATTTACACACAATGACTCGGTAGAgttgatatatatataattcACGTCGTGGTCGATCCTGCCACCGGACAAGTCGTAACCATTAAACTCTCGCACCCTTTACCCTGTAAAAGCCACTAATTTGTGTGCAGAATACGCCCCTTAAAGCCCGTAGGGCTCCGTCACTGGACGCACGGTGACTTTAAAAACACCCTGACATTTGGAATTAGGGGAAGTTCGCCACTCCTTGACTTACCTCCTTGTCTTCTAGTGCCCCCTAGGTTTTCTACATATCTCTTCACTGGAAGACAGCGCACACTGTAGCATCACCGAAAATGCCAAGTCTTCTAGCGCACCACGAATTAGAGCGTCGCCTGCTCGGATGGACAGGATCGTCATACGTTCCGCGGTACCCGTTTTTCGAAGGGCCTCAAGCGAGTGGAAGCAACAGCCTAAACGGGAGTACTAGCAGCCTCGTAGCGTCAAGACATTCTCAGGACCTTAACAGGTGGTTTAATGACGTCGAATTGGCGGCACATGATTGCAACATCCCACCCGAACAACACCCCGACGTAGCGATATATTTCTTGAAGGGCGATCTACGGGAGGTCATGAGCGAGAGGCGGAATGTTTATTTGAGACAAACGAGAAAGCTTTTCTGGGCATGGGAGGATTTCAAAGAGGACTTGAGGAGAATTGTCGGTATGTCCATCCTGCTCCCAGTGTGCGAGGGAAGTATACTGAtcgaatttttgtttttttactgCGATGCAATGCATGTTCGGCAACTATGGAATTAAATAGATGAGGCAGCGAGGAGTAAGTGCCTTAGGCATTTATTTTAAACAATGCTGATTAGGATAATTTACTTATCTTGTGGAAATAAGTAGTCATCTCTCCCTCCACTATAGCAAGCGATGCGATTGAACAATTGCAAAGAGCTCACCCATATATTGCTGTTTCGGTCAAGCTGGGCCTTATCATC
Coding sequences:
- a CDS encoding Branched-chain-amino-acid aminotransferase, mitochondrial, producing the protein MAIDHTQKTNGAAPHHAELDASKLVVTLASELKPIPDPETLVFGQTQTDHMLVVNYDPITGWGIPEIKPYGPLSLDPMSSCFHYCPNVFEGMKAYTGANGEARLFRPDKNMARLARSAERVALPPFDTKAVLELIKKLVEVDARWIPTIPGYSLYIRPTIIGTRAALGVAASDSACLYVILTPAGPYFRGTAKGIPLLAVGESVRSWPGGTGGHKLGLNYAPGFLPQRIAAKQGYEQILWLLGDDEKITEVGAMNFFVAVQREDGDVDLITPALDGTILPGITRESTLALADAHTSSKITLPGVPATKKIFTHERPVTMAELAKHVDAGRVLECFGVGTAVLVAPVGRIGWKGRDLVLPVYEGGLGPIGKGLEQTILAIQTGRQEFEGWSVPCF